From Armatimonadota bacterium, one genomic window encodes:
- a CDS encoding GNAT family N-acetyltransferase — MTIRPYEIEDAADCVEMANEDDTTGLTTVEDFLHRDKTRSKELFFQRFVVAEGGRTVGFASVFNGDWSASPDSYYTRALVRKSDRSRGYGRALADQVEAVLAERKAQEVRTFLKEHDERSVRFAERRGFAVEQRVTRSQIELEQFDPNEFAEWLGYADKAGVRIMTYAELAHDPDRARKAHAMHDAGMMDVPTGDAVAEVPFDRYKKTVLGSPHFDERTLFLAVDPDGDYVGYTQLWGSNLPAKMHTGLTAVARSHRGKGLAKALKVAALAHAKSIGIKIVDTENDETNARMLAVNWKLGFQAFETDLFMVKKGEI, encoded by the coding sequence ATGACGATCAGACCTTATGAGATAGAGGACGCGGCGGATTGCGTCGAGATGGCGAACGAGGACGACACTACAGGCCTCACGACCGTGGAAGACTTTTTGCACCGCGACAAAACCCGAAGCAAGGAGCTTTTCTTCCAACGATTTGTGGTCGCCGAAGGTGGCCGAACGGTCGGCTTTGCGTCGGTGTTCAATGGCGATTGGTCGGCCAGCCCCGACAGTTATTACACGCGCGCGCTGGTTCGGAAGAGCGATCGAAGCAGGGGCTATGGCCGCGCTTTGGCCGATCAAGTCGAAGCCGTTCTTGCCGAGAGAAAAGCGCAAGAAGTTCGAACGTTTCTAAAGGAGCACGACGAGCGATCCGTTCGATTTGCCGAGCGACGCGGCTTTGCAGTCGAGCAGCGAGTTACTCGCTCGCAGATCGAACTGGAGCAGTTCGACCCGAACGAGTTTGCCGAGTGGCTCGGCTATGCCGACAAGGCGGGAGTTCGCATCATGACTTATGCCGAACTCGCGCACGACCCGGATAGGGCTCGAAAGGCTCACGCGATGCACGATGCCGGGATGATGGACGTTCCGACCGGCGATGCCGTTGCCGAAGTCCCGTTCGATCGCTATAAGAAGACCGTGCTCGGCTCGCCTCACTTTGACGAGCGGACGCTCTTTCTGGCCGTCGATCCTGACGGCGACTATGTGGGCTACACACAGTTGTGGGGTTCCAATCTGCCTGCCAAGATGCATACGGGGCTGACGGCCGTGGCGAGAAGCCATCGAGGCAAGGGATTGGCAAAAGCGCTCAAAGTCGCGGCGCTCGCCCATGCGAAATCGATTGGTATCAAGATCGTGGATACGGAGAACGACGAGACAAACGCACGGATGCTTGCGGTCAATTGGAAGTTAGGCTTCCAGGCGTTCGAGACCGACCTGTTTATGGTCAAGAAGGGAGAGATTTAG
- a CDS encoding GNAT family N-acetyltransferase, protein MKIEAFELTKDDYAPLADLMNAVYTDNLSTPDEMEYFENSREAKCKSYKWRLKVGDEWAGFGEIRNVSDFYHPDKYWLNMVVHPDHRNRGYGQALWVAIEAKARELDAIKLRTAVKEDWEYALRFCDKQGMVEMFRGWESALDLQNLDPTPILAQAEKARQSGIAIKSLAELRSDPDRDRKTYEVSVETEMDAPSIEPITKISFETFVEHTFKNPNFIEEAFFIALDGDRYVGTTAMWLTQGHPERVYTGLTGVLRDYRRRGIASALKLRGLEWAKNAGYKETVTWNATINRPMLSINEALGFEKRPAWVEYHYIMREEACRSSA, encoded by the coding sequence ATGAAGATCGAAGCGTTTGAACTGACCAAAGACGACTATGCGCCCCTGGCCGATTTGATGAACGCCGTCTATACGGACAACTTGTCGACGCCGGACGAGATGGAGTACTTTGAGAACTCGCGCGAGGCCAAGTGCAAGTCCTACAAGTGGCGTTTGAAGGTTGGCGACGAATGGGCCGGGTTCGGAGAGATTCGAAACGTGAGCGATTTCTATCACCCGGATAAATATTGGCTAAACATGGTCGTGCACCCCGATCATCGCAACAGGGGCTACGGCCAGGCTCTTTGGGTGGCGATCGAAGCCAAGGCTCGCGAATTGGACGCCATCAAACTTCGCACCGCGGTGAAAGAAGATTGGGAGTATGCGCTTCGTTTTTGCGATAAGCAAGGCATGGTCGAGATGTTTCGCGGTTGGGAGAGCGCGCTCGATCTTCAGAACCTTGACCCGACGCCCATCTTGGCACAAGCTGAAAAGGCTCGCCAAAGCGGGATCGCGATCAAGAGTTTGGCGGAACTTCGTTCCGACCCAGACCGAGACCGGAAGACGTATGAAGTGTCGGTGGAAACGGAGATGGACGCGCCGAGCATCGAGCCGATTACCAAGATTAGTTTCGAAACGTTTGTCGAGCACACGTTCAAGAATCCGAACTTTATCGAGGAGGCGTTTTTCATCGCTCTGGACGGCGACCGTTATGTCGGCACGACGGCTATGTGGCTGACGCAAGGCCATCCGGAGCGGGTTTACACGGGACTGACCGGCGTGCTGAGGGATTACCGGAGGCGCGGTATTGCCTCTGCGCTCAAGTTGCGCGGTCTGGAGTGGGCGAAGAACGCGGGATACAAGGAGACTGTAACCTGGAACGCGACCATCAATCGACCGATGCTTTCGATCAACGAAGCGCTTGGTTTTGAGAAACGGCCCGCGTGGGTAGAGTACCATTACATCATGCGAGAGGAAGCATGCAGATCATCAGCCTAG
- a CDS encoding peptidase C45 produces the protein MQIISLDGSTYHQGFLHGKGLKTEIENNVAVYFERFRLEGELEREEVLRRAGLFADSIERQTPAYADGMEGIAEGSGLPYLDIVALNVRYELLYHQYTSLAVDGCTSFAVMPEASRDGELLMGQNWDWIPQTEGALLLTMHDNGNTTIAFTEAGIFGGKIGFNSHGAALGVNGLLSTQDDWSKLEIPFHVRCWMALNADSPDGMRQALIGTPRSCSANFMVAFGSEAAFDLETAPNAYRELEPVNGRLVHTNHFLDPSAVPVEEPPNEARERSRHRFKRMSEFFENSEKISLDDLKGFLIDHDGWPWSICRHEDATIPPQDRSITVCSVIICPAEGWMEISDGPPCQSTYLRFGLA, from the coding sequence ATGCAGATCATCAGCCTAGACGGATCGACCTACCATCAAGGATTCCTCCATGGCAAAGGCTTAAAGACGGAGATCGAGAACAACGTCGCCGTCTACTTCGAGCGATTCCGGCTTGAAGGCGAGTTGGAACGAGAAGAGGTTCTTCGCCGAGCGGGGCTCTTTGCCGATTCGATCGAGCGACAGACCCCCGCTTATGCCGATGGCATGGAGGGGATCGCCGAGGGGTCCGGATTGCCCTATTTGGACATCGTCGCACTGAACGTACGATACGAGTTGCTCTACCACCAATACACTTCATTGGCCGTGGACGGTTGCACCAGTTTTGCGGTGATGCCCGAAGCGAGCCGAGACGGCGAATTGCTGATGGGCCAGAACTGGGACTGGATTCCCCAAACCGAAGGCGCGCTGTTGCTAACGATGCACGACAACGGAAACACAACGATCGCATTCACCGAGGCAGGCATCTTTGGCGGCAAGATCGGGTTCAACTCGCATGGCGCGGCTTTGGGGGTCAATGGTCTGCTTTCGACCCAGGACGACTGGTCGAAGCTAGAAATTCCCTTCCATGTGCGGTGTTGGATGGCGCTGAACGCCGATTCGCCTGACGGCATGCGGCAAGCTTTGATCGGCACGCCTCGGTCGTGTTCGGCCAATTTCATGGTCGCTTTTGGTTCCGAAGCGGCATTCGATTTGGAGACCGCGCCGAACGCCTATCGCGAACTGGAGCCTGTTAATGGCCGATTGGTGCATACAAACCACTTTCTCGATCCTTCGGCAGTGCCCGTAGAAGAGCCGCCCAACGAGGCGAGAGAGCGATCTCGGCATCGTTTTAAGCGGATGAGCGAGTTTTTTGAGAACTCGGAGAAGATCAGTTTGGACGACTTGAAGGGTTTCCTGATAGACCATGACGGGTGGCCATGGTCTATCTGCCGGCACGAGGATGCGACTATTCCGCCTCAAGACCGCTCGATCACCGTCTGTTCGGTCATTATCTGTCCGGCCGAAGGCTGGATGGAGATCAGCGACGGGCCGCCCTGCCAATCGACCTACCTTCGCTTCGGACTGGCTTAA
- a CDS encoding aspartate-semialdehyde dehydrogenase, protein MKPPVRAAIVGATGAVGSELLAILEQRQFPLSDLRLLASSRSAGRVVVWKGEARTVEPLDGASFEGVDVAFFSAGAERSREYAPIAVSQGALVIDNSSAFRMDREAPLVVPEINARAMNGARLIANPNCTAIILCMALAPLSKLATIKRVVASTYQSASGAGAQAMQELLDQTADYLAGRSIEPRIMPHPYAFNLFSHNTAIGEDGYNGEEAKVIEESRKILSMPELALTVTCVRVPVLRAHSISVNVEFDRPVDESEAREVLLASQGVRVVDDREHNLFPMPSEASGQDETLVGRIRQDNTNANALNLFVCGDQLRKGAALNAVQIAEALMSR, encoded by the coding sequence GTGAAGCCGCCCGTCCGCGCAGCCATTGTCGGCGCGACCGGCGCGGTCGGCAGCGAACTGCTGGCTATTCTTGAACAGCGACAGTTTCCTCTTTCGGACCTGCGGTTGCTGGCCTCTTCGCGCTCTGCCGGGCGGGTTGTTGTCTGGAAAGGCGAGGCCAGAACGGTTGAGCCACTAGACGGCGCGTCGTTTGAAGGCGTGGATGTTGCGTTCTTCTCGGCGGGGGCGGAACGTTCGCGGGAGTATGCGCCGATCGCCGTATCGCAGGGCGCGCTCGTGATCGACAATTCTTCCGCTTTTCGAATGGATCGCGAGGCGCCTTTGGTAGTGCCCGAGATCAACGCTCGGGCTATGAACGGCGCTCGGTTGATCGCAAACCCAAACTGCACGGCGATTATCCTGTGCATGGCGCTGGCGCCGCTTTCGAAACTCGCCACAATCAAGCGGGTCGTCGCTTCTACTTATCAGTCGGCCAGCGGTGCGGGCGCTCAGGCGATGCAGGAGCTTTTGGATCAGACGGCAGACTACTTGGCCGGGAGGTCGATCGAGCCAAGAATCATGCCCCATCCCTATGCGTTCAATCTCTTTTCGCACAATACGGCCATCGGCGAGGACGGTTACAACGGCGAAGAGGCTAAGGTGATCGAGGAGAGCCGGAAGATTCTGTCGATGCCCGAACTGGCCCTCACCGTTACCTGTGTGCGCGTGCCGGTGTTGCGCGCGCATTCGATCAGCGTCAACGTGGAGTTCGATCGGCCGGTCGATGAGAGCGAGGCGAGAGAAGTTCTCTTAGCGTCCCAAGGCGTTCGGGTAGTCGACGATCGCGAGCACAATCTGTTTCCAATGCCCTCTGAGGCTAGCGGTCAGGACGAGACGCTGGTGGGGCGCATTCGGCAGGACAACACAAACGCCAATGCCCTTAACCTCTTTGTGTGCGGCGATCAGTTGAGAAAGGGCGCCGCGCTCAACGCCGTTCAGATTGCCGAAGCCCTAATGAGCCGATAG
- a CDS encoding diguanylate cyclase, with protein MASQQDKSRSASAAFVALIYAPMAILLYGAIFAAEDRLVTICIYVAAICCLTAAGLRWRNGLISLRESEARLKDQAKTLEARTSELAKQQGLLADYTESLQAASRRYEDLFQNLPVACFTFDSGGSIFEWNRACEGLYGWKPEETFQQSVWSMLFMPEDEPLMRELVRQVYDGGKVPALEVQQRTKEGETIDVLTSIFPIRAADGSVVGAICANTDISMRKAAERERDQFFNLSLDMLAVADVNGVFKRVNPAFGKTLGWSQSELVNRPIQEYVHEEDRALTEQAIARLLESSEGDTFECRFKVKDGSYKWLSWSSPPPLPGSPSLFLVARDVTEQKLAALELESKNTELLTENEQLSTLATTDGLTGLANKRAFTDILTEAFRTAVKSGSPLSVLVIDVDKFKSYNDEFGHPAGDEALVQVAAALSSGVRDGDTVARYGGEEFAVILPKADRERAMDVGERLRVLVESSEWPLRPVTISVGVSTLSTEIKSEGELVEIADKALYHSKSSGRNRVTHAATLSNPAA; from the coding sequence ATGGCTTCACAACAAGACAAGTCACGGTCGGCCTCGGCAGCCTTTGTCGCCCTGATCTATGCGCCCATGGCAATCTTGCTGTATGGGGCGATCTTTGCCGCCGAGGATCGACTGGTAACGATCTGCATCTATGTCGCAGCCATCTGCTGTTTGACGGCAGCGGGCTTGCGATGGCGCAACGGGCTAATAAGTTTGAGGGAATCAGAAGCGCGGCTGAAAGACCAGGCAAAGACCTTGGAAGCGCGCACCTCCGAGCTTGCAAAGCAACAAGGGCTGTTAGCCGATTACACCGAGAGCCTTCAAGCAGCCTCTCGCCGATACGAGGATCTGTTCCAAAATCTGCCGGTCGCCTGCTTTACGTTTGATTCGGGCGGCTCGATTTTTGAGTGGAATCGGGCGTGCGAGGGTCTGTACGGTTGGAAGCCAGAGGAGACGTTCCAGCAATCTGTCTGGAGCATGTTGTTCATGCCCGAGGACGAGCCGCTGATGAGAGAGTTGGTCCGGCAAGTTTACGATGGCGGCAAGGTGCCCGCGCTGGAGGTGCAGCAGCGCACTAAGGAAGGCGAAACGATCGACGTGCTCACCAGCATTTTTCCCATCCGCGCGGCCGACGGTTCGGTTGTGGGAGCCATCTGCGCTAATACGGACATCAGCATGAGAAAGGCCGCCGAGCGCGAGAGAGACCAGTTTTTCAACCTATCGCTCGATATGTTGGCAGTGGCGGACGTGAACGGCGTTTTCAAGCGCGTCAATCCGGCTTTTGGCAAGACGCTTGGTTGGAGTCAATCGGAGTTGGTCAACCGCCCGATTCAAGAGTACGTTCACGAGGAAGACCGAGCGCTGACCGAACAGGCCATCGCGAGGCTATTGGAAAGCAGCGAGGGCGACACGTTCGAATGTCGGTTCAAGGTGAAGGACGGGAGTTACAAGTGGCTCTCTTGGAGTTCGCCTCCGCCGTTGCCGGGCAGTCCGTCGCTCTTCTTGGTCGCTCGCGACGTTACCGAGCAGAAGTTAGCGGCGCTCGAATTGGAGTCCAAGAATACGGAACTATTGACCGAGAACGAGCAGCTTTCTACCCTCGCGACGACGGATGGGCTGACTGGGTTGGCCAACAAGAGAGCCTTTACCGATATATTGACCGAGGCCTTTCGCACAGCCGTAAAGAGCGGCAGCCCCTTGTCCGTGTTGGTGATCGATGTGGACAAGTTCAAGTCGTACAACGACGAATTTGGCCATCCTGCGGGAGACGAGGCACTGGTTCAGGTTGCCGCGGCGCTCAGTAGCGGTGTGAGAGACGGCGACACGGTAGCGCGGTATGGCGGCGAGGAGTTCGCGGTTATCCTTCCTAAAGCCGATCGCGAAAGAGCGATGGACGTTGGGGAGCGTTTGCGAGTCCTGGTAGAGAGCAGCGAATGGCCGTTGCGCCCGGTTACCATCAGCGTGGGAGTCAGCACTCTATCGACGGAGATCAAGTCTGAAGGCGAATTAGTCGAGATTGCGGACAAGGCGCTCTACCATTCCAAATCATCGGGCCGCAATCGGGTAACGCACGCGGCAACCCTGAGCAATCCGGCGGCTTAG
- the folP gene encoding dihydropteroate synthase — MPLQTDRRDDVLRLVRHRPLVMGVLNVTPDSFYDGNRYASFDSAVARAQAMIEEGADIIDIGAESTRPGADAVPEEIEAQRAWPVVEAVAQLGAAVSIDTRKSSVAQGAVERGACIINDVSAMTFDENMGAVAADSGAIAVLMHAQGDPKTMQQNPVYGNVVREICEFLSARALVAQSVGIPPDHIWIDPGIGFGKNLEHNLQILDNIGDFCQLGYPVLIGASRKSFIGKLTDGLPPEERLEGSLAAAAIAVYQGASIIRTHDPRATKRAIAIAAAIRSA; from the coding sequence ATGCCCCTCCAAACTGATCGGCGCGACGACGTTCTAAGGCTGGTCAGACACCGCCCCTTGGTGATGGGCGTGCTCAATGTAACGCCCGATAGCTTCTACGACGGCAACAGATATGCCTCGTTCGACTCCGCCGTTGCCCGCGCCCAAGCAATGATCGAAGAGGGCGCAGACATCATAGATATCGGAGCAGAATCGACCCGGCCTGGAGCCGACGCCGTGCCCGAAGAGATCGAAGCGCAACGCGCCTGGCCGGTCGTCGAAGCCGTCGCGCAACTGGGAGCGGCCGTCTCTATCGACACGCGCAAATCATCGGTCGCACAGGGCGCGGTCGAGCGCGGCGCCTGCATTATTAACGATGTCAGCGCGATGACATTTGACGAAAATATGGGCGCCGTCGCGGCCGATTCGGGCGCGATCGCCGTGCTGATGCACGCGCAGGGCGACCCCAAAACGATGCAACAGAACCCGGTTTACGGCAATGTCGTTCGAGAGATCTGTGAGTTCTTATCCGCTCGAGCGCTGGTCGCCCAGTCGGTCGGCATCCCGCCCGATCATATCTGGATCGACCCTGGCATAGGATTTGGCAAGAATCTTGAGCACAACCTGCAGATTCTCGACAACATCGGCGACTTCTGTCAACTGGGCTATCCGGTGCTGATCGGAGCGTCTAGAAAGTCGTTCATCGGGAAACTGACAGACGGCCTGCCGCCCGAAGAGAGATTGGAGGGCTCCCTCGCCGCCGCGGCCATCGCCGTCTACCAAGGCGCCTCGATTATTCGTACGCACGATCCACGGGCCACCAAGCGGGCGATCGCCATCGCCGCCGCAATCCGCAGCGCCTAA
- a CDS encoding tetratricopeptide repeat protein, producing the protein MKRAHPFEIADDCIRNGELAKAVRTLQRALRRGIEPAACYYRIAELFRVQQRWRGAIAAAREAVRMAPEQILCRALLIDILLESGLVEDAQNESLAWLESHPDNPFALEILARAYEEKADPNSALSVMNRLVNLDPFNHEYRIQRAEILQQKGDYAAAARDLMQSLKMNPTDEHRNAAQQALDTLDRWQLRIIVTLVLESAPFRTAFRRDRQLAVRSMGFHLSDQGRQLLEHVPVSLESPEPVYSGYAPPN; encoded by the coding sequence ATGAAGCGAGCCCATCCTTTTGAAATTGCCGACGACTGCATTCGTAATGGCGAACTCGCCAAAGCCGTTCGCACGCTGCAAAGAGCCTTAAGGCGCGGTATCGAACCGGCAGCTTGTTACTATCGAATTGCAGAACTCTTTCGCGTTCAGCAACGATGGCGAGGCGCTATCGCCGCGGCAAGAGAAGCCGTGCGCATGGCGCCCGAACAGATTCTCTGCCGCGCCCTCCTGATCGATATTCTCTTAGAGAGCGGCCTCGTCGAGGACGCTCAGAACGAGAGCCTGGCCTGGCTCGAATCGCATCCCGACAACCCCTTCGCGCTCGAAATTCTGGCCCGAGCCTACGAAGAAAAGGCCGATCCCAACTCTGCCCTCAGCGTCATGAATCGACTGGTCAACTTAGACCCGTTCAATCACGAATACCGAATCCAGCGCGCCGAGATTCTTCAGCAAAAAGGAGACTATGCCGCCGCCGCGCGCGACCTGATGCAATCGCTGAAAATGAACCCGACCGATGAGCATCGCAACGCGGCCCAACAGGCGCTCGATACCCTCGATCGCTGGCAGCTCCGAATCATTGTTACGCTCGTGTTAGAGAGCGCCCCGTTTAGAACCGCATTCCGGCGCGATAGACAGTTGGCTGTCCGATCAATGGGCTTTCATTTGAGCGATCAGGGCCGACAACTCTTAGAACACGTGCCCGTCAGCCTCGAATCGCCCGAGCCGGTATACTCCGGCTATGCCCCTCCAAACTGA
- a CDS encoding PQQ-like beta-propeller repeat protein produces the protein MNVKAIWTIATCFALLGLAQAQTPVLQWRFMGSPVSENLADPLTHNGVVYFPSVNKLFAVSLADGTLKWQYPSDGTLDGAIRTRPVAHKDLLLFATGSGNLYAVAADTGRLRWTFAAKAAITASPVVDGDAIYFGTGDGQVFSLGAETGEPLWPKPLRIGVYIAGSIIMYDGNLLFTSDDGRIYCVTAAGQPRWSARLATPAIDAQPVIGGESIFAVGGNRLYCVSALSGRVMWQKPFANDLQFAPAATEEAVYVASEDRKIYAFDHTGQALWDSKSAPEMQFAPGGRPAVAHGYLWGISKRGGLYAFDPKDGALKWSYTMRPVPGAAADSSGRVSDYVNVNRPIASVDKGALVVSDDGTLSYFSVAWVDKIAPDVYDFIPYMGEIMSGQPPHEVFVRVRDDSSGINPTSVQIFLNEEMLPVTYDSSRGLAIVEIKAEGTVRPWPDGRQTLRIVAADWSGNTVDKSWGIYIDNSLRKTRRAPAKEVGGIAAGGAGQGPRAGAGSGGGGAGSGR, from the coding sequence ATGAACGTGAAAGCGATTTGGACGATAGCGACTTGTTTCGCGCTGTTGGGATTGGCGCAAGCGCAGACGCCGGTGTTGCAGTGGCGATTTATGGGAAGTCCGGTTTCGGAGAACTTAGCCGATCCATTGACGCACAATGGCGTCGTTTACTTTCCGAGCGTTAATAAACTTTTTGCGGTTTCTCTGGCGGACGGAACCTTGAAGTGGCAGTACCCATCGGACGGGACACTTGACGGCGCAATCCGAACGCGCCCGGTAGCCCACAAAGACCTGTTGCTCTTTGCGACGGGCAGCGGGAATCTCTATGCGGTTGCAGCGGACACGGGTCGATTGCGCTGGACGTTTGCGGCTAAGGCAGCGATCACAGCATCGCCGGTTGTAGACGGAGACGCGATCTATTTTGGCACGGGCGATGGGCAGGTTTTCAGTTTGGGGGCCGAGACGGGCGAGCCGCTGTGGCCGAAGCCTCTGCGCATCGGCGTCTATATTGCCGGCTCGATCATTATGTACGACGGCAATCTGCTCTTTACCTCTGACGATGGTCGGATTTACTGCGTAACGGCAGCCGGGCAGCCGCGATGGAGCGCTCGACTCGCGACCCCTGCCATCGACGCCCAACCCGTTATCGGCGGCGAGAGCATTTTTGCGGTCGGCGGCAACCGGCTCTACTGCGTGTCGGCATTGTCGGGCCGTGTGATGTGGCAAAAGCCCTTTGCCAACGATCTGCAGTTTGCGCCGGCAGCGACTGAAGAAGCCGTTTACGTGGCGTCTGAGGATCGCAAGATATACGCCTTTGACCATACGGGGCAGGCGCTTTGGGATTCCAAGTCTGCGCCCGAGATGCAGTTTGCACCGGGCGGGCGGCCGGCCGTTGCTCACGGCTATCTGTGGGGCATATCGAAGCGCGGCGGGCTTTATGCGTTCGACCCGAAGGACGGCGCATTGAAGTGGAGCTACACCATGAGGCCCGTGCCGGGCGCGGCGGCCGATTCGTCTGGCCGAGTTTCAGACTATGTGAACGTCAATCGGCCGATCGCGTCGGTCGACAAGGGCGCATTGGTGGTCTCGGACGACGGCACGCTCAGCTACTTTTCGGTCGCTTGGGTCGACAAGATTGCTCCCGACGTGTACGATTTTATCCCCTACATGGGGGAGATCATGTCGGGCCAACCGCCGCACGAGGTGTTTGTGCGCGTGCGAGACGACAGCAGCGGCATCAACCCGACCTCTGTGCAGATATTCTTGAACGAGGAGATGCTGCCGGTTACGTACGATTCCTCTCGCGGGCTGGCTATCGTAGAGATCAAGGCCGAGGGCACAGTCCGGCCTTGGCCCGATGGGCGCCAGACGCTTCGAATCGTGGCTGCAGACTGGTCGGGCAACACCGTTGACAAGAGTTGGGGCATCTACATCGACAACAGTTTGCGCAAGACTCGGCGCGCTCCGGCCAAAGAGGTCGGCGGAATTGCAGCGGGCGGCGCAGGCCAAGGCCCGAGAGCGGGCGCAGGATCGGGCGGAGGCGGCGCCGGTTCTGGTCGATAA
- a CDS encoding ABC transporter ATP-binding protein, with the protein MTAIRLEDASKEFLLAHQPYASLKGLLLSFLPRKIERLQALRHISASVEKGETVAIVGRNGAGKSTLLGLLAKVYKPSSGSMSVEGRVAPLLELGAGFHPDLTGVENVYFNGVILGLTRKQVADRMDQIIAFADLHGYIDAPVRTYSSGMLLRLGFAVAASVDADVLLVDEALSVGDAEFQQKCFNRIKQFQDEGRTILFVSHDMEAVRRIAPRAWWMDSGELKEDGPTEKIVSDYLASMRS; encoded by the coding sequence ATGACAGCGATACGGCTGGAGGATGCAAGCAAGGAGTTTTTGCTCGCTCACCAGCCGTATGCTTCTCTCAAGGGTCTTCTGCTCTCCTTTTTGCCGCGCAAGATCGAACGCTTGCAGGCGCTTCGACACATCTCGGCAAGCGTCGAGAAGGGCGAAACGGTCGCCATTGTTGGGCGCAACGGCGCGGGCAAATCGACGCTGTTAGGCCTGTTGGCGAAGGTTTACAAGCCCTCGTCCGGGTCGATGAGCGTCGAGGGTCGCGTGGCGCCGCTCTTAGAGCTCGGCGCCGGTTTTCATCCCGATCTGACCGGTGTGGAGAACGTCTATTTTAACGGCGTGATTTTGGGATTGACGCGAAAACAGGTGGCCGATCGGATGGACCAGATCATTGCTTTTGCCGATCTACACGGCTACATCGACGCGCCCGTACGAACTTACTCGTCAGGCATGTTGTTGAGACTGGGGTTTGCCGTGGCCGCTTCGGTCGATGCGGACGTGCTGTTGGTGGACGAGGCGCTTTCGGTCGGCGATGCCGAGTTTCAGCAAAAGTGCTTCAATCGGATCAAGCAGTTTCAGGACGAGGGGCGAACGATTCTGTTCGTCTCGCACGACATGGAGGCGGTGCGTCGAATAGCGCCGCGCGCGTGGTGGATGGATTCGGGGGAGTTGAAGGAGGACGGACCGACGGAGAAAATCGTGAGCGACTATCTGGCCTCCATGCGGTCATAA
- the selA gene encoding L-seryl-tRNA(Sec) selenium transferase, which translates to MERPPSVDKLIREVWSAGSRLPRPLIAEAARETVAAMRAGGLNGLDPVALCRQKAEERLRSGCRGAINATGVLLHTGLGRAPLCKAAQERVSSLHHASVEIELDTGRRGDRQAHCRWLLQRLTGCEDALIVNNNAAAVFLTIRTLAAGREAIVSRGQLIEIGGSFRLPDIIEQAGARMREVGTTNKTRIEDYERAINDQTALILRCHPSNFKIEGFTEEASISELSELARSRGIPLMDDAGSGCLIDTRRYGLPHEPTLQESLKANVVTASGDKLIGGPQAGLILGGKEIVSKLAANPLMRALRPGAITLAALEATLETYLYSENPVDEIPIWRMILESQESLRKKARRLKTGLPIVDTVAAIGGGALPGLSLPSVGLQASDSQADEVARKLRSLDPPVFPRIVDGKAILDLRSMTEGEIEALPWALKGL; encoded by the coding sequence GTGGAAAGGCCGCCTTCGGTCGACAAACTGATTCGCGAAGTATGGAGCGCAGGTTCTCGGTTGCCTAGACCCTTGATAGCCGAGGCGGCGCGAGAGACGGTCGCTGCAATGCGCGCGGGCGGCTTAAACGGCCTCGATCCCGTCGCACTATGCCGACAGAAGGCAGAAGAGCGGTTGCGTTCGGGCTGTCGGGGCGCGATCAATGCGACCGGCGTGCTGCTTCACACCGGCTTGGGGCGCGCGCCCTTGTGCAAGGCAGCGCAAGAGCGGGTCTCATCGCTCCACCATGCATCGGTAGAGATCGAGTTGGATACCGGTCGGAGAGGCGATCGGCAAGCGCATTGTCGATGGCTGCTTCAGCGATTGACCGGTTGCGAAGACGCGCTGATCGTAAACAACAATGCGGCGGCCGTATTTTTGACCATTCGAACGCTGGCCGCCGGGCGCGAGGCGATCGTCTCCAGGGGGCAACTGATCGAGATCGGGGGATCGTTTCGACTGCCCGACATCATCGAGCAAGCCGGCGCCCGGATGAGAGAGGTCGGCACGACCAACAAGACGCGAATTGAGGATTACGAGCGGGCGATCAACGATCAGACGGCGCTGATTCTAAGATGCCATCCGAGCAATTTCAAAATCGAGGGATTTACCGAGGAGGCGTCGATAAGCGAACTGTCCGAACTTGCTCGGTCGCGCGGCATCCCGCTGATGGACGATGCGGGCAGCGGATGTCTGATCGACACCCGACGGTACGGCTTGCCGCACGAGCCGACGCTTCAAGAGAGTCTGAAAGCGAACGTGGTAACGGCCAGCGGCGACAAGTTGATCGGCGGGCCGCAGGCAGGGCTCATCTTGGGCGGCAAGGAGATCGTTTCAAAGTTGGCTGCCAATCCGCTCATGCGCGCTCTTAGGCCGGGCGCGATCACGCTGGCCGCATTGGAAGCAACGTTGGAGACCTATCTCTACTCCGAGAATCCGGTCGATGAGATACCGATATGGCGGATGATTCTAGAGAGCCAAGAATCGTTGCGAAAGAAGGCGCGGAGGCTCAAGACCGGCTTGCCGATAGTCGATACGGTCGCGGCGATCGGGGGCGGCGCACTGCCCGGGTTGTCCCTTCCCAGCGTCGGACTACAGGCAAGCGACAGCCAGGCAGACGAAGTCGCCCGGAAGCTGCGTTCGCTCGATCCGCCTGTCTTTCCGCGCATTGTGGACGGCAAAGCGATCCTCGATCTTCGTAGCATGACCGAAGGGGAAATCGAAGCCCTGCCCTGGGCGCTTAAGGGCCTATGA